The proteins below come from a single Agrobacterium vitis genomic window:
- a CDS encoding adenylate kinase has product MRIILLGPPGAGKGTQAQRLTEKYGIPQLSTGDMLRAAVAAGTDIGKRAKALMEAGELVSDDVVNQIVAERIQEADCAKGFILDGYPRTVPQAITLAENMGNAGLILDAVIELKVDEEALIGRIEKRVTDTIAAGGTVRPDDNPESFRRRIGEYREKTAPLSAHYSAKGQLVVLDGMADMDSVTEAIGSVLEKA; this is encoded by the coding sequence ATGAGAATCATTCTTTTGGGACCGCCAGGGGCGGGCAAGGGGACGCAGGCGCAACGGCTGACTGAAAAATATGGCATTCCCCAACTTTCCACGGGCGACATGCTGAGGGCCGCGGTTGCGGCTGGGACAGATATTGGTAAGCGTGCGAAGGCCTTGATGGAGGCTGGTGAACTGGTGTCTGATGATGTCGTCAACCAGATCGTTGCAGAGCGTATTCAGGAAGCAGACTGCGCCAAGGGGTTCATTCTTGACGGTTACCCGCGCACTGTGCCGCAGGCTATCACTCTTGCCGAGAACATGGGCAACGCTGGTCTCATCCTCGACGCGGTGATCGAACTCAAGGTTGACGAAGAAGCTTTGATCGGTCGTATCGAGAAGCGCGTTACTGACACGATCGCGGCTGGCGGTACGGTTCGTCCTGACGACAATCCCGAATCGTTCCGCCGAAGGATCGGTGAGTACCGGGAGAAGACAGCGCCGCTGTCCGCGCATTACTCTGCCAAGGGGCAGTTGGTTGTGCTGGATGGCATGGCAGATATGGATTCGGTGACGGAAGCCATCGGGTCGGTGTTAGAAAAAGCCTGA
- the rpmD gene encoding 50S ribosomal protein L30 yields the protein MAKNTEAQKTITVEQIGSPIRRPAVQRQTLIGLGLNKMHRVRTLEDTPSVRGMIRAVQHLVRVVDEK from the coding sequence ATGGCCAAGAACACTGAAGCCCAGAAGACGATCACGGTCGAGCAGATCGGTTCGCCTATTCGCCGCCCGGCTGTACAGCGCCAGACGCTTATCGGCCTGGGTCTCAACAAGATGCATCGGGTCCGCACGTTGGAAGATACGCCTTCGGTTCGTGGCATGATCCGTGCTGTCCAGCATCTCGTTCGCGTCGTCGACGAGAAGTGA
- the rpsN gene encoding 30S ribosomal protein S14, with product MAKTSAVEKNKRRRKTVAQQSGKRAELKAIIMNQSLSIEDRFKATLKLAEMPRDGSKTRIRNRCEVTGRPRAFYRKLKMSRIALRELGNSGKVPGIVKSSW from the coding sequence ATGGCGAAGACAAGCGCAGTTGAAAAGAACAAGCGCCGCCGCAAGACAGTTGCCCAGCAATCCGGCAAGCGCGCCGAGCTGAAGGCAATCATCATGAACCAGTCCCTGTCGATCGAGGACCGTTTCAAGGCAACCCTGAAGCTGGCAGAAATGCCGCGTGATGGCTCCAAGACCCGCATCCGTAACCGTTGCGAAGTCACCGGTCGTCCGCGTGCATTTTATCGCAAGCTCAAGATGTCGCGTATCGCACTTCGTGAGCTTGGCAATTCCGGCAAGGTGCCGGGTATTGTAAAGTCGAGCTGGTAA
- the rplO gene encoding 50S ribosomal protein L15 — MKLNEIKDNEGSSKDRIRVGRGIGSGKGKTGGRGVKGQKARSGVAVNGFEGGQMPIYRRLPKRGFNNIFASEFTTVSLGRIQTAIDAGKLDASATIDAAALKAAGVIRRLKDGVRVLGDGELTTKVTIEVAGASKPAVEKIEKAGGTIKQLSAAAEKSE; from the coding sequence ATGAAACTGAATGAAATCAAAGACAATGAAGGCTCCAGCAAGGACCGTATCCGCGTAGGTCGCGGTATCGGTTCCGGCAAGGGCAAGACCGGTGGCCGTGGCGTCAAGGGTCAGAAGGCGCGTTCGGGCGTTGCCGTCAATGGCTTCGAAGGCGGCCAGATGCCGATCTATCGCCGCCTGCCGAAGCGTGGCTTCAACAACATCTTCGCTTCCGAATTCACGACCGTTTCGCTCGGTCGGATTCAGACAGCGATCGATGCCGGCAAGCTCGACGCTTCCGCCACCATCGATGCAGCAGCTCTCAAGGCTGCTGGCGTGATTCGCCGCCTTAAAGACGGTGTTCGCGTCCTCGGTGACGGTGAATTGACGACGAAGGTAACGATTGAAGTTGCCGGCGCTTCCAAGCCAGCGGTCGAAAAGATCGAAAAGGCGGGCGGCACGATCAAGCAGCTGTCAGCTGCTGCGGAAAAGTCGGAATAA
- the rpsM gene encoding 30S ribosomal protein S13: MARIAGVNIPTAKRVVIALTYIHGIGPKFAQEIMEKVGLSADRRVHQLTDAEVLAIRETIDRDYQVEGDLRRDTAMNIKRLMDLGCYRGLRHRRGLPVRGQRTHTNARTRKGPAKAIAGKKK, translated from the coding sequence GTGGCACGTATCGCTGGCGTCAACATCCCAACGGCAAAGCGCGTAGTTATCGCGCTGACCTATATTCATGGGATTGGTCCGAAGTTCGCACAGGAAATCATGGAAAAGGTTGGCCTTTCCGCCGACCGCCGCGTTCATCAGCTGACAGATGCTGAAGTTCTGGCTATCCGTGAAACCATCGACCGCGATTACCAGGTCGAAGGTGACCTGCGTCGCGACACCGCAATGAACATCAAGCGATTGATGGATCTGGGCTGCTACCGCGGTCTGCGTCATCGTCGCGGTCTGCCTGTTCGCGGTCAGCGTACCCATACCAATGCTCGTACTCGCAAGGGTCCGGCAAAGGCTATCGCTGGTAAGAAGAAGTAA
- the rpsK gene encoding 30S ribosomal protein S11, translating into MAKEATRVRRRERKNISSGVAHVNSTFNNTMITITDAQGNAIAWSSAGAKGFKGSRKSTPFAAQIAAEDCAKKAQEHGMKSLEVEVCGPGSGRESALRALQAAGFMITSIRDVTPIPHNGCRPRKKRRV; encoded by the coding sequence ATGGCCAAGGAAGCCACACGCGTTCGCCGTAGAGAGCGCAAAAATATTTCGTCGGGTGTTGCGCACGTCAACTCGACATTCAACAACACGATGATCACCATCACCGATGCGCAGGGCAATGCAATTGCCTGGTCGTCTGCTGGTGCCAAGGGCTTCAAGGGTTCGCGTAAGTCGACCCCGTTTGCCGCTCAGATCGCTGCTGAAGATTGCGCCAAGAAGGCTCAGGAACACGGCATGAAATCGCTGGAAGTCGAAGTTTGCGGTCCGGGTTCTGGCCGTGAGTCGGCTCTGCGCGCTTTGCAGGCCGCGGGCTTCATGATCACCTCGATCCGCGATGTGACCCCGATCCCGCACAATGGCTGCCGTCCTCGCAAGAAGCGCCGCGTCTGA
- a CDS encoding DNA-directed RNA polymerase subunit alpha, with product MIQKNWQELIKPNKVEFSSSGRTKATLVAEPLERGFGLTLGNALRRVLLSSLRGAAVTAVQIDGVLHEFSSIPGVREDVTDIVLNIKEIAIKMDGDDAKRMVVRKQGPGVVTAGDIQTVGDIEILNPHHVICTLDEGAEIRMEFTVNNGKGYVPADRNRAEDAPIGLIPVDSLYSPVKKVSYKVENTREGQVLDYDKLTMTIETDGSVSGEDAVAFAARILQDQLSVFVNFDEPQREAEEEAVTELAFNPALLKKVDELELSVRSANCLKNDNIVYIGDLIQKTEAEMLRTPNFGRKSLNEIKEVLASMGLHLGMEVPAWPPENIEDLAKRYEDQY from the coding sequence ATGATTCAGAAGAATTGGCAGGAACTGATCAAGCCGAACAAGGTTGAGTTCTCCTCCAGCGGTCGCACCAAGGCAACCCTGGTTGCCGAACCGCTTGAGCGGGGCTTCGGTCTGACGCTCGGCAACGCGCTTCGTCGCGTTTTGCTGTCGTCGCTGCGCGGTGCTGCCGTGACGGCTGTCCAGATCGACGGTGTTCTGCATGAATTCTCGTCGATCCCGGGTGTTCGCGAAGATGTCACCGACATCGTTTTGAACATCAAGGAAATTGCCATCAAGATGGACGGCGACGATGCCAAGCGCATGGTTGTCCGCAAGCAGGGTCCGGGCGTCGTGACCGCTGGAGATATCCAGACGGTTGGCGATATCGAGATCCTCAATCCGCACCACGTCATCTGCACGCTGGATGAAGGCGCGGAAATCCGGATGGAATTCACGGTCAACAACGGCAAGGGCTATGTCCCGGCTGATCGTAACCGGGCAGAAGATGCTCCGATTGGGCTTATCCCGGTCGACAGCCTCTATTCGCCGGTCAAGAAAGTGTCCTACAAGGTTGAAAACACCCGCGAAGGCCAAGTTCTTGACTACGACAAGCTGACCATGACGATCGAGACCGACGGGTCTGTTTCGGGTGAAGATGCGGTGGCTTTCGCTGCTCGTATTCTCCAGGACCAGCTGTCTGTCTTCGTCAACTTCGATGAGCCGCAGCGTGAAGCTGAAGAAGAAGCCGTTACCGAACTGGCTTTCAACCCGGCGCTGTTGAAGAAGGTCGACGAACTCGAACTTTCGGTCCGTTCGGCCAACTGCCTGAAGAACGACAATATCGTGTATATTGGCGATCTGATTCAGAAGACCGAAGCCGAAATGTTGCGCACGCCGAACTTTGGTCGCAAGTCGCTGAACGAGATCAAGGAAGTTCTGGCTTCCATGGGCCTGCATCTGGGTATGGAAGTTCCTGCCTGGCCGCCGGAAAACATTGAAGATCTCGCCAAGCGTTACGAAGACCAATATTAA
- a CDS encoding purine-nucleoside phosphorylase, which translates to MMPRLPAFATAMIVTALTVASSAIVSHAASSASGRGVKTIAPKVLVITMFGEETKPWLAGRKLTTKVKVPGLSKEYPEVACDRQGLCVMTTAMGYANAASSTMAVAFDRRFDLRNTYVLIAGIAGVNPKEGTLGSALWARYVVDGGLRHDIDARQIDKDWPDGQVPLGAASPTGKPTWAAGTEVYALNEALVQKAMALTGSIELMDSDAAKTYRAAYAAPAAKAAPSVKICDTISGDTYWHGVKDAEATERFATLVTDGKAHYCTTQMEDNATLTALKRASEAGRLDFNRILVLRTASNFDREPFGRTAIESLTSTSGGFMPSVTNAYRVGSRFADTVIDNWKTWKEGEGWK; encoded by the coding sequence ATGATGCCAAGATTGCCTGCATTCGCCACAGCGATGATTGTCACCGCGTTGACGGTGGCGTCGAGCGCCATTGTCAGTCATGCCGCGTCGTCGGCTTCCGGCCGGGGAGTGAAAACGATTGCTCCGAAGGTTCTCGTTATCACCATGTTTGGCGAAGAGACCAAGCCGTGGCTGGCAGGGCGCAAGCTGACGACGAAGGTTAAAGTGCCAGGCCTGTCGAAAGAGTATCCGGAGGTCGCTTGCGATCGTCAGGGCCTCTGCGTGATGACCACGGCGATGGGCTATGCCAATGCGGCGAGCTCGACCATGGCGGTCGCGTTCGACCGTCGGTTTGATCTCCGCAACACCTATGTGTTGATCGCAGGCATTGCCGGTGTCAATCCGAAGGAGGGAACTCTGGGGTCGGCGCTCTGGGCCAGATATGTGGTGGATGGCGGATTGCGGCATGATATCGATGCCCGCCAGATCGACAAGGACTGGCCAGACGGGCAGGTGCCGCTGGGTGCGGCAAGTCCGACCGGCAAGCCGACCTGGGCGGCGGGGACAGAAGTCTACGCGCTGAACGAGGCGCTGGTCCAGAAGGCCATGGCGCTGACCGGGTCCATCGAATTGATGGACAGCGATGCTGCCAAGACCTATCGCGCCGCCTATGCCGCGCCTGCGGCCAAGGCGGCTCCGTCTGTGAAGATTTGCGACACGATCTCAGGCGATACCTACTGGCATGGGGTCAAGGACGCTGAAGCCACGGAACGATTTGCTACCCTGGTCACCGATGGAAAAGCCCATTACTGCACCACCCAAATGGAGGATAATGCGACGCTGACAGCTTTGAAGCGGGCCTCGGAGGCCGGGCGCCTCGATTTCAACCGTATTCTGGTGTTGCGCACAGCGTCCAATTTCGACCGCGAACCGTTTGGCCGCACCGCTATCGAATCGCTGACTTCGACGTCGGGCGGTTTCATGCCATCAGTTACAAATGCTTATCGAGTGGGAAGTCGTTTCGCCGATACAGTCATTGATAACTGGAAAACATGGAAGGAAGGCGAGGGCTGGAAATAG
- the rpsQ gene encoding 30S ribosomal protein S17, whose product MPKRILQGVVVSDKNEKTVVVRVERRFAHPLLQKTVRRSKKYKAHDESNQYKIGDVVSIEECAPISKDKCWTVVSAQA is encoded by the coding sequence ATGCCGAAACGCATTCTGCAGGGCGTCGTGGTCAGCGACAAGAACGAGAAGACAGTTGTAGTTCGGGTTGAGCGTCGATTCGCTCACCCACTGCTTCAGAAGACCGTTCGTCGCTCGAAGAAATACAAGGCTCACGACGAGAGCAATCAGTATAAGATTGGTGACGTGGTTTCCATTGAGGAATGCGCACCGATTTCCAAGGATAAGTGCTGGACGGTCGTTTCCGCCCAGGCTTAA
- the secY gene encoding preprotein translocase subunit SecY, with translation MASAAEQLASNLNFSTFAKAEDLKKRIWFTLAALLVYRLGTHIPLPGLNPEAYAAAFKGQSGGILGLFNMFSGGAVQRMAIFALGIMPYISASIIVQLMTSVVPSLENLKKEGEQGRKIINQYTRYGTVLLGTLQAYGIAVGLEHGNGLVTDPGLFFRLSTVVTLLGGTMFLMWLGEQITSRGIGNGISLIIFAGIAAGLPTALAGTLELGRTGALSTALILTVIVVAIGVIALIVFFERAQRRLLIQYPKRQVGNRMFQGDTSHLPLKLNTSGVIPAIFASSLLLLPATAAGFTGGSTLPAWATTIISALGHGQPAYMVLYALLIGFFAFFYTAIVFNPKDTADNLKKHGGFIPGIRPGERTAEYIDYVLTRITVVGAIYLVFVCILPEILVSQTGVPLSLGGTSLLIVVSVTLDTVAQVQGHLIAQQYEGLIKKSKLRGGKRGR, from the coding sequence ATGGCTTCTGCAGCGGAACAATTGGCCTCGAACCTGAACTTTTCAACCTTTGCGAAGGCAGAGGATTTGAAAAAGCGCATCTGGTTCACGCTGGCCGCCCTTCTTGTCTATCGTCTAGGTACCCACATTCCGCTGCCTGGCCTCAACCCTGAGGCCTATGCGGCTGCCTTTAAGGGGCAGTCCGGTGGTATTCTGGGGCTGTTCAACATGTTTTCCGGTGGCGCGGTGCAGCGCATGGCGATTTTCGCCCTTGGCATCATGCCCTATATTTCTGCTTCGATTATCGTCCAGTTGATGACATCTGTCGTTCCCTCGCTTGAAAACCTCAAGAAGGAAGGCGAGCAGGGGCGCAAGATCATCAATCAATATACCCGCTACGGCACGGTTTTGCTCGGCACGCTGCAAGCCTATGGGATTGCGGTTGGTCTGGAGCACGGCAATGGCTTGGTGACCGATCCCGGCCTGTTCTTTCGCCTTTCGACCGTGGTGACGCTTCTGGGCGGTACGATGTTCCTGATGTGGCTTGGTGAGCAGATCACCTCGCGCGGCATTGGTAATGGTATTTCGCTGATTATTTTCGCAGGTATTGCCGCCGGCCTTCCGACGGCGCTTGCTGGTACATTGGAGCTTGGCCGCACCGGGGCTTTGTCAACAGCGTTGATCCTGACGGTCATCGTGGTGGCAATCGGCGTGATTGCGCTGATCGTTTTCTTTGAGCGCGCCCAACGTCGTTTGCTGATCCAATATCCGAAGCGCCAGGTTGGCAACCGGATGTTCCAGGGCGACACATCGCATCTCCCACTGAAGCTAAACACGTCAGGTGTTATCCCCGCGATCTTCGCTTCATCGTTGCTGCTGCTGCCAGCGACGGCTGCTGGCTTCACCGGTGGCTCGACGCTCCCTGCCTGGGCAACGACTATCATCAGCGCGCTTGGCCATGGTCAGCCTGCCTATATGGTGCTCTATGCTCTGCTGATCGGCTTCTTTGCATTCTTCTATACGGCCATTGTTTTCAATCCGAAGGACACGGCTGATAATTTGAAAAAGCATGGTGGTTTCATTCCGGGCATTCGCCCCGGTGAGCGCACGGCTGAATATATCGATTATGTGCTGACGCGAATCACCGTTGTCGGTGCGATTTACCTTGTATTTGTTTGTATCCTTCCCGAAATTTTGGTTTCTCAAACCGGGGTTCCCTTATCCCTTGGTGGTACGTCGCTTTTGATTGTTGTCAGCGTGACCCTGGATACGGTAGCACAGGTACAAGGTCACCTGATTGCTCAGCAATATGAGGGGCTGATCAAGAAATCGAAATTGCGAGGAGGAAAGAGGGGACGATGA
- the rplX gene encoding 50S ribosomal protein L24, which translates to MQKIRKGDKVVVLTGKDKGRSGEVIQVMPKEDRAVVQGINVVKRHQRQTQTQEAGIINKEASVHLSNLAIADKDGKPTRVGFSVVDGRKVRVAKRSGEVIDG; encoded by the coding sequence ATGCAAAAGATTCGTAAGGGCGACAAGGTCGTCGTACTCACCGGCAAGGACAAGGGTCGTTCTGGTGAAGTCATTCAAGTGATGCCGAAGGAAGACCGTGCGGTCGTTCAGGGGATCAACGTCGTAAAGCGCCACCAGCGCCAGACGCAGACCCAGGAAGCCGGTATCATCAACAAGGAAGCCTCTGTGCACCTTTCCAACCTTGCTATTGCAGACAAGGACGGCAAGCCGACTCGCGTTGGTTTCTCCGTTGTCGATGGCAGGAAGGTTCGCGTTGCCAAGCGTTCGGGGGAAGTGATCGATGGCTGA
- the rpsE gene encoding 30S ribosomal protein S5, whose product MAQEKRGSRDDRQNREERDSEFVDKLVAINRVAKVVKGGRRFGFAALVVVGDQKGRVGFGHGKAREVPEAIRKATESAKRDLIFVPLRDGRTLHHDVHGRHGAGKVLLRSAKAGTGIIAGGPMRAVFETLGMHDVVAKSTGSSNPYNMVRATFDALKHQVHPKDVAAQRGLKYATLQARRAASGNGSEE is encoded by the coding sequence ATGGCACAAGAAAAGCGTGGTTCGCGGGACGACCGTCAGAACCGTGAAGAGCGCGATAGCGAATTTGTCGACAAGCTGGTCGCCATCAATCGCGTCGCCAAGGTCGTCAAGGGCGGCCGTCGTTTTGGTTTCGCTGCTCTCGTCGTCGTCGGCGACCAGAAGGGTCGTGTTGGCTTCGGTCATGGCAAGGCACGTGAAGTGCCGGAAGCCATTCGCAAGGCAACCGAGTCCGCCAAGCGCGACCTGATTTTCGTACCGCTGCGTGATGGCCGTACGCTGCATCATGACGTTCATGGCCGTCACGGCGCCGGCAAGGTGCTGCTGCGGTCTGCTAAGGCTGGTACCGGTATCATCGCCGGTGGTCCGATGCGCGCCGTTTTCGAAACGCTCGGCATGCATGACGTTGTTGCTAAGTCGACCGGTTCGTCGAACCCTTACAACATGGTTCGTGCAACGTTCGACGCGCTGAAGCACCAGGTTCATCCGAAGGACGTCGCTGCACAGCGTGGCCTGAAGTATGCGACCTTGCAGGCTCGTCGTGCCGCGTCCGGCAACGGTTCTGAAGAATAA
- the rplQ gene encoding 50S ribosomal protein L17, whose protein sequence is MRHQKAGRKLNRTASHRKAMFANMAASLITHEQIVTTLPKAKEIRPIVERLVTLGKRGDLHARRQAISQIRDQDAVRKLFDAIATRYASRNGGYLRIMKAGFRQGDNAPLAVIEFVERDVDAKGAADKARVAAEAETAEAA, encoded by the coding sequence ATGCGCCATCAGAAAGCCGGCCGCAAGCTGAACCGTACCGCCAGCCACCGTAAGGCAATGTTTGCCAATATGGCGGCTTCGCTCATCACCCATGAGCAAATTGTCACGACCCTGCCAAAGGCGAAGGAAATTCGCCCGATTGTAGAACGGCTTGTCACGCTCGGCAAGCGCGGTGACCTGCACGCTCGTCGTCAGGCCATTTCGCAGATCCGCGATCAGGATGCTGTTCGCAAGCTGTTCGATGCGATTGCTACTCGTTACGCTAGCCGTAACGGCGGCTACCTGCGTATCATGAAGGCTGGTTTCCGTCAGGGCGACAATGCTCCTCTGGCCGTTATCGAGTTCGTTGAGCGCGATGTCGATGCCAAGGGTGCAGCTGACAAGGCTCGCGTTGCCGCTGAAGCAGAAACCGCTGAAGCAGCATAA
- the rpsH gene encoding 30S ribosomal protein S8, with translation MTMTDPLGDMLTRIRNGAARRKASVVTPASKLRARVLDVLQAEGYIRGYSEIDHGNGKAEITIELKYYEGASVIREIGRVSKPGRRVYVSVKSIPQVANGLGITILSTPKGVMADHQAREQNVGGEVLCSVF, from the coding sequence ATGACGATGACTGATCCGTTGGGCGATATGCTCACCCGTATCCGGAATGGTGCTGCCCGCCGCAAGGCTTCGGTGGTTACTCCGGCTTCCAAGCTGCGTGCGCGCGTTCTGGATGTTCTTCAGGCTGAAGGCTACATTCGTGGCTATTCTGAAATCGACCATGGTAACGGCAAGGCCGAGATCACGATCGAACTGAAATATTATGAAGGCGCGTCGGTGATCCGTGAGATCGGCCGCGTGTCCAAGCCGGGCCGCCGAGTCTATGTCTCGGTTAAGTCCATTCCGCAGGTCGCGAACGGCCTCGGCATTACCATCCTTTCGACTCCGAAGGGCGTAATGGCCGATCACCAGGCTCGCGAACAGAATGTTGGTGGCGAGGTTCTCTGCTCTGTCTTCTAA
- the rplN gene encoding 50S ribosomal protein L14, with protein MIQMQTNLDVADNSGARRVMCIKVLGGSKRKYASVGDIIVVSIKEAIPRGRVKKGDVMKAVVVRTAKDIRRADGSVIRFDNNAAVLIDNKKEPIGSRIFGPVPRELRAKNHMKIISLAPEVL; from the coding sequence ATGATTCAGATGCAGACTAACCTCGACGTTGCCGATAATTCCGGCGCGCGTCGTGTCATGTGCATCAAAGTGCTGGGCGGTTCTAAGCGCAAATACGCTTCGGTCGGCGACATTATCGTCGTTTCGATCAAGGAAGCTATTCCGCGCGGCCGCGTGAAAAAGGGTGATGTGATGAAGGCCGTGGTGGTTCGCACCGCCAAGGACATCCGTCGCGCCGACGGCAGCGTCATCCGCTTCGATAACAACGCAGCCGTTCTTATCGACAACAAGAAAGAGCCAATCGGCAGCCGTATCTTCGGACCGGTTCCGCGCGAACTTCGCGCTAAGAACCACATGAAGATCATCTCGCTGGCTCCTGAAGTTCTTTAA
- a CDS encoding adenylate kinase: MSRIVILGNAGGGKSTLARKLGEKRGLPHVEIDRFLWQEGWILTPPDVYALKHEKIISEDAWVIDGLGSLDSIPSRVERATEIILIDMALWMHFWLAAERQMAWMAGKLEHAPGGFSAMPPTRELFRTIWDVDQGWMPTIRELCAEAKLQGKPLVQLSSLDELNAFANDI, encoded by the coding sequence ATGTCGCGGATCGTCATTCTCGGTAATGCTGGTGGTGGAAAATCTACTCTCGCTCGCAAGCTTGGCGAGAAGCGAGGTTTACCGCATGTCGAAATCGACCGCTTTCTTTGGCAAGAAGGTTGGATTCTAACCCCGCCTGACGTCTATGCACTCAAGCATGAGAAAATTATTTCTGAAGATGCCTGGGTGATCGACGGGCTAGGCAGCCTGGACTCGATCCCGTCCCGCGTTGAGCGAGCAACGGAAATCATCCTCATCGACATGGCGTTATGGATGCATTTCTGGCTTGCGGCAGAACGGCAGATGGCATGGATGGCTGGGAAACTCGAACATGCCCCAGGCGGTTTTTCTGCTATGCCACCCACGCGAGAGCTTTTCCGTACGATTTGGGATGTCGATCAGGGATGGATGCCGACAATTCGAGAGCTTTGCGCGGAGGCTAAGCTCCAAGGCAAACCGCTGGTGCAGCTCAGCAGCTTAGACGAGCTGAATGCATTCGCAAATGATATCTGA
- the rplF gene encoding 50S ribosomal protein L6 — protein sequence MSRIGKKPVQVPAGITASVDGQKVTAKGPKGELFFVANDEISVALEDNAIVVKPVNDSKDARSKWGMSRTMIENILKGVKDGYERKLEINGVGYRASLQGKNLQLALGFSHDVVYEPPQGITIAVPKPTEIVVSGINKQQVGQVAAEIREYRGPEPYKGKGVKYAEERIVRKEGKKK from the coding sequence ATGTCTCGTATCGGTAAAAAGCCCGTTCAGGTTCCTGCAGGGATCACGGCCTCGGTTGATGGCCAGAAAGTAACTGCCAAGGGCCCGAAGGGCGAACTCTTCTTCGTCGCAAATGACGAAATCTCGGTTGCGCTTGAGGACAATGCAATTGTCGTCAAGCCAGTCAACGACTCCAAGGATGCACGCTCAAAGTGGGGCATGTCCCGCACGATGATCGAAAACATCCTGAAGGGCGTCAAGGACGGCTACGAGCGCAAGCTCGAAATCAACGGCGTTGGTTACCGCGCATCTTTGCAGGGCAAGAACCTGCAGCTGGCGCTCGGTTTCAGCCACGACGTTGTGTATGAGCCGCCGCAGGGCATCACTATCGCCGTTCCGAAGCCGACGGAAATCGTGGTTTCCGGGATCAACAAGCAGCAGGTCGGTCAGGTCGCTGCCGAGATCCGCGAATATCGCGGCCCCGAGCCCTATAAGGGCAAGGGCGTCAAGTATGCCGAAGAGCGGATCGTCCGCAAAGAAGGCAAGAAGAAGTAA
- the rplR gene encoding 50S ribosomal protein L18 translates to MASRKEALVRRANRVRRQIKAVANGRPRLSVHRSSKNIYVQVIDDVAGRTLAAASTLDGSLRSSLKTGADTAAAAAVGKLVAERAVAAGVKEVVFDRGAFIYHGRIKALAEAAREGGLSF, encoded by the coding sequence ATGGCAAGCAGAAAAGAAGCACTTGTACGTCGTGCCAACCGCGTACGGCGTCAGATCAAGGCGGTGGCCAATGGCCGTCCGCGTCTGTCGGTACATCGCTCTTCGAAGAACATCTACGTCCAGGTTATCGACGACGTGGCCGGCCGCACGCTGGCTGCTGCATCGACGCTGGACGGCAGCCTGCGCTCTTCGCTGAAGACCGGCGCCGACACGGCAGCAGCCGCTGCTGTTGGCAAGCTGGTCGCCGAGCGTGCTGTTGCCGCTGGTGTGAAGGAAGTCGTGTTCGATCGCGGCGCCTTCATCTATCATGGCCGCATCAAGGCACTGGCAGAAGCCGCCCGCGAAGGTGGTCTGTCGTTCTAA
- the rplE gene encoding 50S ribosomal protein L5 — protein sequence MAETKYEPRLKAEYVSRIRQALREQFSYANEMQIPKLDKIVINMGVGEATADSKKPTVAAADLAAIAGQKPVITRARNSIAGFKVREDMPIGAKVTLRGARMYEFMDRLINIALPRVRDFRGLNPKSFDGRGNFAMGIKEHIVFPEINYDKVDQMWGMDIIVCTTAPTDDEARALLKEFNFPFRQ from the coding sequence ATGGCTGAGACCAAGTATGAGCCACGGCTCAAGGCAGAATATGTAAGCCGCATTCGTCAGGCGCTTCGGGAACAGTTTTCCTACGCCAACGAAATGCAGATCCCGAAGCTTGACAAGATCGTCATCAACATGGGCGTGGGCGAGGCAACTGCCGATTCCAAGAAGCCTACGGTTGCTGCTGCGGATCTGGCCGCGATTGCTGGTCAGAAGCCGGTCATTACCCGGGCTCGTAACTCTATCGCTGGTTTCAAGGTCCGCGAAGACATGCCGATTGGCGCAAAGGTTACCCTGCGCGGCGCTCGTATGTATGAGTTCATGGACCGTCTGATCAACATCGCGCTTCCGCGCGTTCGCGACTTCCGGGGCTTGAACCCGAAGAGCTTTGACGGCCGTGGCAACTTCGCCATGGGCATCAAGGAACACATTGTGTTCCCAGAGATCAACTACGATAAGGTTGATCAGATGTGGGGCATGGACATCATCGTTTGCACGACGGCTCCCACGGATGACGAAGCACGGGCTCTTCTAAAAGAGTTCAACTTCCCCTTCCGTCAATAA